Proteins encoded within one genomic window of Paramisgurnus dabryanus chromosome 11, PD_genome_1.1, whole genome shotgun sequence:
- the fam110a gene encoding protein FAM110A, producing the protein MSIDTLQPSPRRVIRLAENPGTPSRNPEIRCPVKASPGTRKPSAVERLEADKVKYVKSQQVALTKQQPVTCPSTNSQNGPGPQQPTRKVPARPPKSETPPLDLKHLCKLIDGVGDTTATFESTQPKIRGKVQEDADPCKQLSTSVNATEEPSVASTSSSQGKAMRETAGANGCPSVTVRRVDVRPQLPQMRMTGRPQLQSRPLLQPTMPQVPMQLLRLLRPYRQQNQHPVAFKRIQNNTNASRGPIKPPNSPAQISLTSPSSPCDSPPVPAQPNTDLAACPSPTPNISTPVSSFLAKNDFQSPPSPAITHRSSTSSRKRRSLTRSKSDVSDCVSRAGAELERFFNYCGLDPSDLKELARPGSDIVSVSRLRSASAPTSERTAEGEDDEEDDAAKDERTGYGVSVIERNARVIKWLYGMRQAKESPTVASM; encoded by the coding sequence ATGTCAATTGACACTCTGCAACCATCTCCACGGCGAGTAATAAGGCTTGCTGAAAATCCCGGCACTCCGAGTCGCAACCCAGAGATTCGTTGTCCAGTCAAAGCATCTCCAGGGACACGCAAACCCAGTGCGGTAGAACGTCTGGAAGCGGACAAGGTCAAGTATGTCAAGAGCCAACAGGTGGCTTTGACAAAGCAGCAACCCGTCACTTGTCCTTCTACCAACAGCCAGAATGGACCAGGTCCTCAACAACCGACGAGGAAGGTCCCTGCACGACCGCCTAAATCTGAGACTCCACCCCTTGACCTGAAACATCTCTGCAAACTGATCGATGGTGTTGGTGATACAACCGCCACCTTTGAGTCTACGCAACCCAAAATCCGTGGGAAAGTCCAAGAGGATGCTGACCCATGCAAACAGCTCTCCACATCTGTGAATGCGACAGAAGAACCATCTGTCGCATCGACCTCCTCAAGCCAAGGAAAAGCCATGAGAGAGACTGCAGGTGCAAACGGATGTCCCAGTGTGACCGTACGAAGAGTCGACGTCAGACCGCAGTTACCCCAAATGAGAATGACCGGTAGACCGCAGCTGCAGAGCCGACCGCTGTTGCAACCCACTATGCCGCAGGTTCCGATGCAACTTCTGCGCTTGCTCAGGCCATACAGACAGCAAAATCAGCACCCGGTTGCTTTCAAACGGatacaaaacaatacaaatgcctCCCGAGGACCTATTAAACCGCCAAACAGTCCTGCCCAGATCTCACTGACTTCCCCATCGAGCCCATGTGATTCTCCGCCTGTCCCCGCTCAACCAAACACTGACTTGGCAGCGTGCCCATCTCCCACCCCAAATATTTCAACCCCAGTATCGTCATTCCTAGCCAAAAATGACTTCCAGTCACCACCGTCTCCAGCCATCACCCACCGCTCCTCCACAAGCTCCAGAAAGCGGCGTTCACTGACACGGTCGAAATCGGATGTCAGCGACTGCGTTTCAAGGGCAGGGGCGGAGCTTGAACGATTCTTTAATTATTGTGGGCTCGACCCCTCCGATTTAAAGGAGCTAGCGAGACCCGGTTCCGACATCGTGTCTGTTTCCCGCCTTCGGAGCGCCAGCGCCCCGACATCCGAGCGTACGGCCGAGGGTGAAGATGATGAGGAGGATGACGCAGCAAAAGATGAACGTACGGGTTATGGTGTTTCTGTTATAGAAAGAAATGCACGAGTGATCAAATGGCTTTATGGTATGCGCCAGGCCAAAGAAAGTCCCACGGTGGCCAGTATGTAA